One segment of Triticum aestivum cultivar Chinese Spring chromosome 2A, IWGSC CS RefSeq v2.1, whole genome shotgun sequence DNA contains the following:
- the LOC123191687 gene encoding probable LRR receptor-like serine/threonine-protein kinase At1g63430 produces MSLPDCYNIHADSDMLKSLPKLSRRELKVAREDFSTIIGSTPEIVVYKGTMKDGPEVFVISLCAFEGYDLARLSHENIAKFLGYCRESDPFSRMLLFEYASNGTLYEHLHHGEEAQFSLLKQMKIAISIAQGLRYLHTESQPPFAISELNSNSVYVIEDSTPKADDIVY; encoded by the exons ATGTCCCTACCAGATTGCTACAACATTCATGCAG ATTCTGATATGCTGAAAAGTTTGCCAAAGTTGAGTCGCCGGGAACTTAAAGTAGCGCGTGAGGATTTTAGCACCATAATTGGCTCAACTCCGGAGATTGTAGTCTACAAAGGAACAATGAAGGATGGACCTGAGGTTTTTGTCATATCATTATGTGCCTTTGAAG GTTATGATCTGGCAAGGTTGAGTCATGAGAACATAGCAAAGTTTCTGGGCTATTGCAGAGAGAGTGACCCATTCTCGAGGATGTTACTCTTTGAGTACGCATCAAATGGGACCCTGTACGAGCACCTACACC ATGGAGAAGAGGCCCAATTCTCTTTGCTCAAACAAATGAAAATAGCCATCAGCATCGCCCAAGGTTTAAGGTATCTGCACACCGAGTCGCAGCCGCCTTTCGCTATATCAGAGCTGAACTCCAATTCAGTATACGTTATAGAAGATTCTACCCCCAAG GCTGACGACATCGTCTACTGA